One region of Aquipuribacter sp. SD81 genomic DNA includes:
- a CDS encoding dihydrofolate reductase family protein, with protein MELTIHLFTSLDGVVQGPGSPDEDRSGGFDRGGWLVPLMGEGFGEVVDGWFARTGELLFGRRTYDLMQSYWPHVTDDGGLAGEALNARPKHVVTSHPDDLAPWQGAAPLRGDLVAGVRALKGREADGGGELQVHGCATLVQALLREGLVDEVRTLVFPTVVGAGKRLFEPGLPPSTWRLVEATPTASGAVAARYRPVAHAGAGEFVVEDGREVSRPA; from the coding sequence ATGGAGCTCACCATCCACCTGTTCACCTCCCTCGACGGCGTCGTGCAGGGCCCCGGGTCCCCCGACGAGGACCGCAGCGGCGGCTTCGACCGCGGCGGCTGGCTCGTGCCGCTCATGGGCGAGGGGTTCGGCGAGGTCGTCGACGGCTGGTTCGCGCGCACGGGCGAGCTGCTGTTCGGCCGCCGCACGTACGACCTCATGCAGTCGTACTGGCCCCACGTCACCGACGACGGCGGCCTCGCCGGCGAGGCGCTCAACGCCCGCCCCAAGCACGTCGTCACGTCGCACCCGGACGACCTCGCGCCGTGGCAGGGGGCGGCGCCGCTGCGCGGGGACCTCGTGGCCGGGGTGCGGGCGCTCAAGGGGCGCGAGGCGGACGGCGGCGGCGAGCTGCAGGTGCACGGCTGCGCGACGCTCGTGCAGGCGCTGCTGCGGGAGGGCCTCGTCGACGAGGTGCGGACCCTCGTGTTCCCGACCGTCGTCGGCGCGGGCAAGCGCCTGTTCGAGCCGGGGCTGCCGCCGAGCACGTGGCGGCTGGTGGAGGCGACGCCGACGGCGTCCGGCGCGGTCGCCGCGCGCTACCGCCCGGTCGCGCACGCCGGGGCGGGCGAGTTCGTCGTCGAGGACGGCCGCGAGGTGTCGCGGCCGGCGTGA